In the Gossypium raimondii isolate GPD5lz chromosome 9, ASM2569854v1, whole genome shotgun sequence genome, one interval contains:
- the LOC128032663 gene encoding uncharacterized protein LOC128032663: protein MTTPDSGADSGPDEVNGDGKLPFWCKAQLAVADLGRRVRWRHMGSKMRRTRVSRFLIFAEIVLILGHLGLVIFRVWNLGCNFGPGHKLGLTKYKCFIWKNKVIHFKFDYCFSLLRVGLDGRCVCLRLV, encoded by the exons ATGACGACGCCGGATTCAGGGGCCGATTCAG GACCTGATGAAGTCAACGGAGACGGAAAGCTTCCATTTTGGTGCAAGGCGCAGCTGGCGGTGGCAGACCTCGGGCGACGAGTGCGCTGGAGGCACATGGGTAGCAAGATGCGGCGCACTAGGGTTTCTAGGTTTCTGATTTTTGctgaaattgttttaattttgggccATCTGGGCCTTGTTATTTTTCGGGTTTGgaatttgggttgtaattttgGGCCTGGGCATAAATTGGGTCTTACAAAGTACAAATGCTTTATTTGGAAGAATaaagttatacattttaaattcgattattgtttttcattactaagggtgggtttggatgggcggtgtgtttgcttgcggttagtgtaa